The sequence below is a genomic window from Selenomonas ruminantium subsp. lactilytica TAM6421.
TCCCTGATAGATGGTCTTGTTGTAGAAGATGTTCATGGTTTTCTGTGTCTTTTCTTCATCGCAGTTGAAGAAGACGTAAGCATGTTTTGCGTTTGCCATTGGTTGATAATCCCCCTTAAAATACAAATAAAATAATCGCATTTATGAATATGTAACCAATAAAGATATTATAACACAGCTTGTCAAAAATGATAAATTAAATTGAATCTTCACAGGTGGTTGACAAATAAAATAAGAAAGAGTAAAGTGAACTTGTATAGAATTGTAGGAAATCATACGCAATTGTAAGTCAAAAACCTGGGAGGTATGTTAAATGGCAACAGTTAAGCAAGAATCTTTTGGCAAATTGAGTGATGGGCAGGAGGTATTCCTTTACACATTGCGCAATACCAAAGGCACGGAAGTAAAGATTACCAACTACGGTGCACGGCTGGTGAGCTGGCGGGTTTTTGGCAAGGATGCAAAGAAGATAGATATTCTGTTGGGTTATGCGGATGCCGCTGCTTATGAAAAGGATGATACCAGCATGGGGGGCTTAGTGGGACGTCATGCGAACCGCATTGCTGGTGGCAAGGCTGTCATCAACGGACAGGAGTACCAGCTGGATCTCAATGACGGTTCCAGGATGCAGAACCATATCCATGGTGGTTCCAAAGGCTTCCATAATGAACTTTGGCAGGCTGAGGAAATCTATGAGGGGATAAAACTTACCTATCATAGCAAGGATGGTGATGGAGGGTATCCTGGCAATATGGATGTAACCGTTATCTATTCCTTGTCCAACGATAATGAGCTGTCAATCAAATATGAAGCTGTCAGTGATAAGGATACCATCTGCAATCTGACCAATCATAGTTATTTCAATCTGGATGGTTTTGCGTCGCCGTCCATTCTCGACCAGAAAATCCAGATCTTTGCCGATCAGTATACCTGGGCTGACAGCGAATCCCTGCCTGATGGACGGATCCTGCCGGTTGAGGGCACGCCGATGGATTTGCGGCAGCCGGTACGCATCGGTGAGCATATTGATGATGATTTTGATGAACTGGTTATGGGTAAAGGGTATGACCATAACTGGGTATTGCGGGATGAACCGGTGCATGTGGAGATGAAACCGGGGATGTTCGGCTATGATCCCCATTGCCCGATTGATTATCAGAAAAGGGGGCTCAAGAAGGCTGCTTATGCGGAATCGGACCAGAGCGGCCTGACC
It includes:
- a CDS encoding aldose epimerase family protein, whose translation is MATVKQESFGKLSDGQEVFLYTLRNTKGTEVKITNYGARLVSWRVFGKDAKKIDILLGYADAAAYEKDDTSMGGLVGRHANRIAGGKAVINGQEYQLDLNDGSRMQNHIHGGSKGFHNELWQAEEIYEGIKLTYHSKDGDGGYPGNMDVTVIYSLSNDNELSIKYEAVSDKDTICNLTNHSYFNLDGFASPSILDQKIQIFADQYTWADSESLPDGRILPVEGTPMDLRQPVRIGEHIDDDFDELVMGKGYDHNWVLRDEPVHVEMKPGMFGYDPHCPIDYQKRGLKKAAYAESDQSGLTLTCYTTLPGVQFYTGNFLDGSLPGKDGVTFPRRSGFCLETQYFPNSLANPAFPQPVIKAGEKWEAQTIFVLFPKD